Proteins encoded within one genomic window of Humulus lupulus chromosome 1, drHumLupu1.1, whole genome shotgun sequence:
- the LOC133778842 gene encoding uncharacterized protein LOC133778842 isoform X2, with amino-acid sequence MENTMSVLAKTDSEVSSQTQSSPSRSPSRGRPVYYVQSPSRDSSNDGEKTTNSFNSSPVLSPMGSPPHSHSNSSLGPHSRESSSTRFSGSRKHNSSGGSNRKGSSWKPWKDQFDAIEEEGLLDDDANSRGLSRRSYFMAFIVGFLVLFSLFSLILWGASQPQRPTITMKIKKFYQSRKSQRSVMVTMKGSNIPLYGGGASLGSINGGPIQPVPLTLNFMVRSRAYVLGKLVKPKFYKRIQCSVVMDSKKMNSALTLKNKCTYQ; translated from the exons ATGGAGAATACAATGTCGGTGCTAGCCAAGACTGACTCGGAAGTGAGCAGCCAAACTCAGTCATCCCCGTCCCGATCTCCGAGTCGAGGCCGGCCAGTCTACTACGTCCAGAGCCCATCTCGTGACTCGTCCAACGATGGCGAAAAGACGACCAACTCATTCAACTCGAGCCCAGTACTCAGTCCAATGGGGTCGCCGCCGCACTCTCACTCCAACTCCTCACTCGGTCCGCACTCCCGGGAGTCCTCCTCCACTCGATTCTCTGGCTCCCGAAAACACAACAGCTCCGGCGGCTCCAACAGAAAAGGCTCGAGCTGGAAGCCATGGAAGGACCAGTTCGATGCCATTGAAGAAGAAGGGCTTCTTGATGATGATGCTAACTCTCGTGGTCTCTCTCGTCGCTCTTACTTCATGGCTTTCATCGTTGGCTTTTTAGtactcttctctctcttttcgTTGATTCTTTGGGGTGCAAGTCAGCCTCAGAGACCTACTATTACTATGAAG ATAAAAAAGTTTTACCAGTCAAGAAAGAGTCAAAGATCGGTTATGGTAACGATGAAAGGAAGTAATATTCCATTGTATGGAGGAGGAGCAAGCTTGGGAAGCATCAATGGTGGACCGATTCAACCAGTGCCCCTCACACTCAACTTCATGGTTCGGTCAAGAGCTTATGTGTTGGGAAAACTGGTGAAGCCCAAGTTCTATAAGAGGATCCAGTGTTCTGTGGTTATGGATTCCAAGAAAATGAACTCAGCCTTGACCCTCAAGAACAAGTGCACTTACCAGTGA
- the LOC133778842 gene encoding uncharacterized protein LOC133778842 isoform X1 → MENTMSVLAKTDSEVSSQTQSSPSRSPSRGRPVYYVQSPSRDSSNDGEKTTNSFNSSPVLSPMGSPPHSHSNSSLGPHSRESSSTRFSGSRKHNSSGGSNRKGSSWKPWKDQFDAIEEEGLLDDDANSRGLSRRSYFMAFIVGFLVLFSLFSLILWGASQPQRPTITMKSIVFDQFVIQAGTDHSGVATELVSMNSTVKFTFRNTATFFGVHVTSTPLDLSYSTLTVATGTIKKFYQSRKSQRSVMVTMKGSNIPLYGGGASLGSINGGPIQPVPLTLNFMVRSRAYVLGKLVKPKFYKRIQCSVVMDSKKMNSALTLKNKCTYQ, encoded by the exons ATGGAGAATACAATGTCGGTGCTAGCCAAGACTGACTCGGAAGTGAGCAGCCAAACTCAGTCATCCCCGTCCCGATCTCCGAGTCGAGGCCGGCCAGTCTACTACGTCCAGAGCCCATCTCGTGACTCGTCCAACGATGGCGAAAAGACGACCAACTCATTCAACTCGAGCCCAGTACTCAGTCCAATGGGGTCGCCGCCGCACTCTCACTCCAACTCCTCACTCGGTCCGCACTCCCGGGAGTCCTCCTCCACTCGATTCTCTGGCTCCCGAAAACACAACAGCTCCGGCGGCTCCAACAGAAAAGGCTCGAGCTGGAAGCCATGGAAGGACCAGTTCGATGCCATTGAAGAAGAAGGGCTTCTTGATGATGATGCTAACTCTCGTGGTCTCTCTCGTCGCTCTTACTTCATGGCTTTCATCGTTGGCTTTTTAGtactcttctctctcttttcgTTGATTCTTTGGGGTGCAAGTCAGCCTCAGAGACCTACTATTACTATGAAG AGCATTGTGTTCGATCAATTTGTGATCCAAGCGGGTACGGACCACTCAGGAGTGGCAACTGAATTAGTGTCCATGAATTCGACAGTGAAGTTCACATTTCGTAACACTGCTACATTTTTTGGGGTCCATGTGACTTCAACTCCTCTAGATCTCTCCTATTCTACACTCACCGTAGCCACTGGAACC ATAAAAAAGTTTTACCAGTCAAGAAAGAGTCAAAGATCGGTTATGGTAACGATGAAAGGAAGTAATATTCCATTGTATGGAGGAGGAGCAAGCTTGGGAAGCATCAATGGTGGACCGATTCAACCAGTGCCCCTCACACTCAACTTCATGGTTCGGTCAAGAGCTTATGTGTTGGGAAAACTGGTGAAGCCCAAGTTCTATAAGAGGATCCAGTGTTCTGTGGTTATGGATTCCAAGAAAATGAACTCAGCCTTGACCCTCAAGAACAAGTGCACTTACCAGTGA